From Brochothrix thermosphacta DSM 20171 = FSL F6-1036, a single genomic window includes:
- a CDS encoding gamma-glutamyl-gamma-aminobutyrate hydrolase family protein, which translates to MKAMIGITGSIMKNGDQQFCDHNQTYVGHDYIEAIQAVDAIPLVLPVLINKDDVTAIISRIDGLIISGGYDVSPDMYQQDAHTLLGDTLKARDIYEMALIKEALHQKKPILGICRGMQLLNISFGGTLYQDISLMKPTAIQHIQSGAPSTSSHDIHIARESVLQAVFSQNTIAVNSFHHQVVHQVADGFKISAISEDGLIEAIESEGELHILGVQWHPEMLADMIPLFRHFVKETQVRQVAI; encoded by the coding sequence ATGAAGGCAATGATAGGGATTACTGGCAGTATTATGAAAAACGGGGATCAGCAATTTTGTGATCACAATCAAACGTACGTTGGTCATGACTACATCGAAGCTATTCAAGCAGTGGATGCAATTCCATTAGTGCTTCCTGTCCTTATAAATAAAGATGATGTAACAGCAATTATTTCACGGATTGATGGTTTAATTATATCTGGTGGGTATGATGTGTCTCCCGATATGTATCAACAAGATGCACATACTTTATTAGGAGATACACTTAAAGCGCGTGATATTTATGAAATGGCTTTAATTAAAGAAGCGCTACATCAAAAGAAACCGATATTGGGAATCTGCCGCGGGATGCAGTTGTTAAATATTAGTTTTGGTGGTACGTTGTATCAAGATATTTCTTTGATGAAACCAACAGCTATTCAACATATACAAAGTGGTGCTCCTTCTACAAGTAGTCATGATATTCATATAGCGAGGGAATCAGTTTTACAAGCAGTATTCTCTCAGAATACGATTGCAGTTAATTCTTTTCATCATCAAGTGGTACATCAAGTCGCAGATGGTTTTAAAATTTCAGCCATTAGTGAAGATGGATTGATTGAAGCAATCGAATCTGAAGGGGAGTTACACATACTAGGTGTACAATGGCATCCAGAAATGTTGGCAGATATGATACCGCTATTTCGCCATTTTGTGAAAGAAACACAAGTTCGACAAGTAGCAATTTAA
- a CDS encoding gamma-glutamyl-gamma-aminobutyrate hydrolase family protein yields the protein MTTVIGISGSVLLDPIYSPVIIKRSYVNEQYVEAIAQEGAVPFIIPVTDPSYIPAFIARIDGLLLSGGYDVNPYEYGEETLSRAGESYPERDFFEKALLLEAVAQGKPVLGVCRGAQVINVTYGGSLYQDVSYASHAKLQHLQATDGAFPVHDVKLTKDSCFAKIFDKEVIGVNSFHHQLIKELAPGFKATGKTSDGVIEALEKEGDLFVAGVQWHPEQMYHQNDDMKRLFRAFIEYSAL from the coding sequence ATGACAACAGTTATTGGTATATCAGGAAGTGTATTATTGGATCCAATTTATTCACCAGTTATTATTAAGCGTTCATATGTAAATGAACAATACGTGGAAGCTATTGCACAAGAAGGAGCGGTTCCTTTTATCATTCCAGTCACTGATCCAAGTTACATTCCGGCTTTTATTGCACGAATTGATGGTTTGTTATTGAGTGGTGGTTACGATGTTAATCCCTATGAGTATGGTGAAGAAACGTTAAGTCGGGCGGGTGAAAGTTATCCAGAACGCGATTTTTTTGAAAAGGCATTATTGTTAGAGGCCGTTGCACAAGGAAAACCAGTCTTAGGTGTCTGTCGAGGCGCACAAGTAATCAATGTGACATATGGCGGTTCACTTTACCAAGATGTTTCGTATGCTTCACACGCGAAATTACAACATCTTCAAGCAACGGATGGTGCCTTTCCAGTACATGATGTAAAACTCACTAAAGATTCTTGCTTCGCTAAAATTTTTGATAAAGAAGTCATTGGTGTTAATTCATTCCATCATCAGTTGATTAAAGAACTTGCACCTGGTTTTAAGGCCACGGGTAAAACCTCTGATGGTGTTATCGAAGCGCTTGAAAAAGAAGGCGATTTATTTGTGGCAGGTGTACAATGGCACCCTGAACAAATGTATCACCAAAATGATGATATGAAACGCTTGTTTCGAGCTTTTATTGAATATAGTGCTTTATAA